One region of Syntrophorhabdaceae bacterium genomic DNA includes:
- a CDS encoding outer membrane beta-barrel protein codes for MCTRSFVLVGLVIVFCLPFSAVAQDKNPNYFVLKGGIYSPQTNDLSGFNTGFNGEIAFGHYFAKNLAGEGSIGYFHSSASQNDDISGIPVSERVKIDVMPVTVALKGSIPVEDLEFYGLGGIGAYFVWTEVDVSSATASASPSDTDAVFGGFLGLGVNYNVTPNVFLGVEGKYLWTTKAKFRDTAFGAPLNADYHLDGIQATFNIGYRF; via the coding sequence ATGTGCACGAGATCTTTTGTCTTGGTCGGCTTGGTGATTGTTTTTTGCCTTCCCTTCTCGGCCGTGGCCCAGGATAAGAACCCTAATTATTTCGTCCTGAAAGGTGGTATCTATTCCCCTCAGACGAATGACCTCAGTGGGTTTAACACGGGCTTTAATGGCGAGATCGCCTTCGGTCACTACTTTGCGAAGAACCTTGCTGGGGAGGGAAGCATAGGATATTTTCACTCAAGCGCGTCGCAGAACGATGACATCAGCGGAATTCCGGTCTCTGAGAGGGTAAAAATCGACGTCATGCCGGTCACTGTGGCGCTGAAAGGGTCTATCCCTGTGGAGGATCTTGAATTCTACGGTCTGGGAGGCATTGGAGCTTATTTCGTATGGACGGAAGTAGATGTATCGTCTGCTACGGCGAGCGCTTCTCCGAGCGACACGGACGCGGTATTCGGAGGGTTTCTCGGCTTGGGGGTAAATTATAACGTGACGCCAAATGTATTCCTCGGGGTGGAAGGCAAGTACCTCTGGACTACCAAGGCCAAATTTCGCGATACCGCTTTTGGTGCGCCGCTCAACGCTGATTATCATTTGGACGGTATACAGGCAACCTTCAATATTGGCTACAGATTCTAG